In the genome of Nocardioides marmoribigeumensis, one region contains:
- a CDS encoding S8 family serine peptidase, giving the protein MSRPALLGAVTAAACALALAAPGTLSTPRADAAGLPAAPPVRGIATFTTSPTADQVDGLRALGLTVQPLRTLPMVLVAGPAGAVAKASGIAQAVYPDDRLDYLDTASSNVMSSSTTAARALRAKGFTGKGVTVGVVDSGCDATHPDLADHVVKNEVLLSPEYANQTPTKDNTLVVPVDRSPASNTDLGSGHGTHVAGIIAADSSSVPDGSRLGVAPDAELACFAIGAVITTTAVVTAFDRILSDKHHFGIDVINNSWGNSFRQYDPKDPVNVATRALTRKGITVVFAAGNSGAENAEASVSPFNQAPWVISVAASDLRRRRGDFSSNGMRFDNSFAQAIGAGGHTVATGDRIGLVHPDVSAPGVDISSTCDSTGTVIGPCPPGENATASGTSMASPHVAGAAAVLLQAQPRLSPTQVRLALQATASPVRDATGHALPFWQVGYGHVNLDKAVALVRGDGWRDRLAAASRRADSRVRTADGWRVPRSDSWQYDAPPVTLGGSDTATYKVKVTDAVDKLHLVLVYPTPGTAANLAQYSATVTSPSGRKLGTTTTSMTMSHGTATLTVPAATAGTYRVDVSGDYAVSDPDTIDSDSVNGRVVFLQVAQLVRG; this is encoded by the coding sequence ATGTCTCGACCTGCCCTGCTCGGCGCCGTCACCGCGGCCGCCTGCGCCCTGGCCCTGGCCGCCCCCGGCACCCTGTCGACACCGCGCGCGGATGCCGCCGGGCTGCCGGCCGCCCCACCCGTGCGTGGCATCGCGACCTTCACGACCTCGCCCACCGCGGACCAGGTCGACGGGCTCCGGGCGCTCGGCCTCACCGTCCAACCGCTGCGGACCCTCCCGATGGTCCTGGTCGCCGGCCCGGCCGGAGCGGTCGCGAAGGCGTCCGGCATCGCACAGGCCGTCTATCCCGACGACCGGCTGGACTACCTCGACACCGCGTCGAGCAACGTGATGTCGTCCTCGACCACGGCCGCCCGCGCGCTCCGCGCCAAGGGCTTCACCGGCAAGGGCGTCACCGTCGGCGTCGTCGACTCCGGCTGCGACGCGACCCACCCCGACCTGGCCGACCACGTGGTCAAGAACGAGGTCCTGCTCAGCCCGGAGTACGCCAACCAGACCCCGACCAAGGACAACACCCTCGTCGTCCCGGTCGACCGGTCGCCGGCGTCCAACACCGACCTCGGCTCCGGGCACGGCACCCACGTCGCCGGCATCATCGCCGCGGACTCCTCCTCGGTCCCGGACGGCAGCCGTCTGGGCGTCGCGCCGGACGCCGAGCTCGCCTGCTTCGCGATCGGCGCGGTCATCACCACGACCGCCGTGGTCACCGCCTTCGATCGGATCCTCTCCGACAAGCACCACTTCGGCATCGACGTGATCAACAACTCGTGGGGCAACTCCTTCCGGCAGTACGACCCCAAGGACCCGGTCAACGTCGCCACCAGGGCCCTGACGCGCAAGGGCATCACGGTCGTCTTCGCCGCCGGCAACTCCGGTGCGGAGAACGCCGAGGCGAGCGTCAGCCCGTTCAACCAGGCCCCGTGGGTGATCTCCGTTGCCGCCTCCGACCTGCGGCGTCGGCGTGGGGACTTCTCCTCCAACGGGATGCGCTTCGACAACTCCTTCGCCCAGGCGATCGGCGCCGGCGGCCACACCGTCGCCACCGGCGACCGGATCGGGCTCGTCCACCCCGACGTGAGTGCCCCCGGCGTCGACATCTCCTCCACCTGCGACAGCACCGGCACCGTGATCGGCCCCTGCCCGCCCGGTGAGAACGCCACCGCCTCGGGCACCTCGATGGCCTCCCCGCACGTCGCCGGCGCGGCCGCCGTACTCCTCCAGGCGCAGCCGCGCCTCTCCCCGACGCAGGTGCGTCTGGCGCTGCAGGCGACCGCCTCGCCGGTGCGCGACGCCACGGGCCACGCGCTGCCGTTCTGGCAGGTCGGCTACGGCCACGTCAACCTCGACAAGGCCGTCGCCCTGGTCCGTGGCGACGGGTGGCGCGACCGGCTCGCAGCCGCCTCCAGGAGGGCGGACAGCCGCGTGCGCACCGCCGACGGGTGGCGCGTGCCGCGCAGCGACTCCTGGCAGTACGACGCCCCGCCGGTCACGCTCGGCGGCTCGGACACCGCGACCTACAAGGTCAAGGTCACCGACGCGGTGGACAAGCTCCACCTCGTCCTGGTCTACCCGACCCCGGGCACGGCGGCCAACCTCGCGCAGTACTCCGCCACCGTCACCAGCCCCTCGGGCAGGAAGCTCGGGACGACCACGACGAGCATGACGATGTCGCACGGCACCGCGACCCTCACGGTGCCCGCCGCCACGGCCGGGACCTATCGCGTCGACGTGAGCGGCGACTACGCCGTCTCCGACCCCGACACGATCGACTCCGACTCGGTCAACGGCCGGGTGGTCTTCCTCCAGGTCGCCCAGCTGGTCCGGGGCTGA
- a CDS encoding lysophospholipid acyltransferase family protein yields the protein MLYRILHTVLPPALRAIWRPTIEGVDHVPLTGGVLLASNHLSFADSVVIPSVAPRDVVFLAKSDYFTGTGVRGALQRAWFEGLGMIPVDRDDSRAAIESLGTALEVLRAGKAFGVYPEGTRSRDGRLYRGRTGVAQLALQSGAPIVPVGLVGTEKLQPVGSNRPRLAKVTVRFGEPLEVAGRYDGVAPGRARREITDEVMRRIAGLTGQEVVPSYNPRS from the coding sequence GTGCTCTACCGGATCCTCCACACCGTCCTGCCGCCGGCGCTGCGGGCGATCTGGCGTCCCACGATCGAGGGCGTCGACCACGTGCCGCTCACCGGTGGGGTGCTCCTGGCCAGCAACCACCTCTCCTTCGCCGACAGCGTGGTGATCCCCTCGGTCGCCCCGCGCGACGTGGTGTTCCTGGCCAAGTCGGACTACTTCACCGGCACCGGCGTCCGCGGCGCGCTGCAGCGCGCGTGGTTCGAGGGGCTCGGCATGATCCCGGTCGACCGCGACGACAGCCGCGCGGCGATCGAGTCGCTCGGCACGGCCCTGGAGGTGCTGCGCGCGGGCAAGGCGTTCGGCGTCTACCCCGAGGGCACCCGCTCGCGTGACGGCCGGCTCTACCGCGGGCGCACCGGGGTCGCCCAGCTCGCCCTGCAGTCGGGGGCGCCGATCGTGCCCGTCGGCCTGGTCGGCACCGAGAAGCTGCAGCCGGTGGGCTCCAACCGGCCGCGCCTGGCCAAGGTGACGGTGCGCTTCGGCGAGCCGCTCGAGGTCGCCGGGAGGTACGACGGCGTGGCCCCCGGCAGGGCGCGGCGCGAGATCACCGACGAGGTGATGCGCCGCATCGCCGGACTCACCGGCCAGGAAGTCGTCCCCTCCTACAACCCGCGGAGCTGA
- the murI gene encoding glutamate racemase — translation MADAPIGIFDSGFGGLTVARAVIDQLPHESTLYLGDTARQPYGPKPIGEVREYALECLDHLVDQGVKLLVIACNSASAAVLRDARERYEVPVVEVIYPATRRAVAASRTGRIGVICTRATAESMAYDDAFAAAPHVTLHTQACPRFVEFVESGVTSGPELMGVAHDYLDPLTSQGIDTLILGCTHYPLLTGPISYVMGDQVTLVSSAEETAKDVYRQLVRRGIERDPSLGPATHRFLTTGDPEEFWRIGRRFLGPEMESAQQFAWVGTVGSLGSVGA, via the coding sequence ATGGCGGACGCTCCGATCGGGATCTTCGACTCCGGCTTCGGTGGACTCACCGTGGCCCGGGCCGTGATCGACCAGCTGCCGCACGAGTCGACGCTCTACCTGGGTGACACCGCCCGGCAGCCCTACGGGCCCAAGCCGATCGGCGAGGTCCGCGAGTACGCCCTGGAGTGCCTCGACCACCTCGTCGACCAGGGCGTCAAGCTGCTGGTCATCGCCTGCAACTCCGCCTCGGCCGCGGTGCTGCGCGACGCCCGGGAGCGTTACGAGGTGCCGGTCGTCGAGGTGATCTACCCCGCGACCCGGCGGGCGGTCGCGGCGAGCCGCACCGGCCGCATCGGCGTCATCTGCACCCGCGCGACCGCCGAGTCGATGGCCTACGACGACGCGTTCGCCGCGGCGCCCCACGTCACCCTCCACACGCAGGCGTGCCCGCGGTTCGTGGAGTTCGTGGAGTCGGGGGTGACCAGCGGGCCGGAGCTGATGGGGGTGGCCCACGACTACCTCGACCCGCTGACCTCGCAGGGCATCGACACCCTGATCCTCGGCTGCACGCACTACCCGCTGCTGACCGGCCCGATCTCCTACGTGATGGGGGACCAGGTCACGCTGGTCTCCTCGGCCGAGGAGACCGCCAAGGACGTCTACCGCCAGCTGGTCCGCCGCGGCATCGAGCGTGACCCGTCCCTCGGTCCGGCCACGCACCGCTTCCTCACCACGGGCGACCCGGAGGAGTTCTGGCGCATCGGACGCCGGTTCCTGGGCCCGGAGATGGAGTCGGCGCAGCAGTTCGCGTGGGTGGGCACGGTGGGCTCTCTCGGTTCGGTGGGTGCATGA
- a CDS encoding MBL fold metallo-hydrolase, producing the protein MKLTVIGCSGSYAGPESSASSYLVEAPDGEGGTFRLLVDLGSGALGALHRHVDPLLIDAVLVSHLHADHFFDISGYYVMRKYHPTGPAPRIPVWGPRGMRSRVARAYGLPLDPGMNDEFAFKRLRKGSFEIGPFQVTARRVLHPIEAFAFRIEHEGKVLVYSGDTALCDALVELAEGADVLLAEAAFRDDEDNPPGIHMTGSEAASVARDAHCRTLVLTHVPPWHDKRDALREAEGVFLGPISLAAEGSSYSI; encoded by the coding sequence ATGAAGCTCACCGTGATCGGCTGCAGCGGGTCCTACGCCGGTCCGGAGTCCTCGGCCTCGTCCTACCTCGTCGAGGCGCCCGACGGCGAGGGCGGCACGTTCCGCCTGCTGGTGGACCTCGGGTCGGGCGCGCTGGGGGCGCTGCACCGTCACGTGGACCCATTGCTGATCGACGCGGTCCTGGTCAGCCACCTGCACGCCGACCACTTCTTCGACATCAGCGGCTACTACGTGATGCGCAAGTACCACCCGACGGGGCCGGCTCCCCGCATCCCGGTCTGGGGCCCGCGCGGCATGAGGTCGCGCGTGGCCCGGGCCTACGGCCTGCCGCTCGACCCCGGGATGAACGACGAGTTCGCCTTCAAGCGGCTGCGCAAGGGCAGCTTCGAGATCGGCCCCTTCCAGGTCACCGCACGGCGGGTGCTGCACCCGATCGAGGCCTTCGCGTTCCGGATCGAGCACGAGGGCAAGGTCCTGGTCTACAGCGGTGACACGGCCCTGTGCGACGCGCTGGTCGAGCTCGCCGAGGGCGCTGACGTGCTGCTCGCCGAGGCGGCCTTCCGCGACGACGAGGACAACCCGCCTGGGATCCACATGACGGGCTCCGAGGCCGCGTCGGTGGCCCGCGACGCCCACTGCCGCACGCTGGTGCTCACGCACGTGCCTCCGTGGCACGACAAGCGCGACGCCCTGCGCGAGGCCGAGGGGGTCTTCCTCGGGCCGATCTCGCTGGCCGCCGAGGGCTCGTCCTACTCGATCTGA
- a CDS encoding DUF3152 domain-containing protein, which yields MRGGRIVALLALTCAGLVLPAGAGWARTGEVTSTSPPAVLGTPRFDSPATADPGSWSPEPESTTYQWLVDGEPVAGATGPSYTPRLGDIGHGLSVTVTASTTGFSPGTRTSEARTVRRGLFRDATVRLQGTPRFGHALALDSFTATPTPDSRSLTWVRDRRAIAGQTERRHRIAVADVGHRVGLRVTARRTGYAPLVVTSATPRVGHRTPVRHSVTYHVETRGRISADVAAFKRLAQATYDDPRGWRGGGVAFRRVARGGDLTLVLAEASWLPRFSSQCSAQWSCRVGRFVVINQTRWQHASQMWHRTGGSLRAYRHMVVDHETGHWLGHHHATCPARGALAPVMQTQSKGLDGCRPNPFPVAAEWRSAWRR from the coding sequence ATGAGGGGTGGACGCATCGTCGCGCTGCTCGCGCTGACCTGCGCGGGCCTCGTCCTCCCGGCCGGTGCCGGCTGGGCGCGGACGGGGGAGGTGACCAGCACCTCGCCGCCGGCGGTGCTCGGCACACCACGCTTCGACTCGCCGGCCACCGCCGACCCCGGCTCGTGGTCGCCGGAGCCCGAGTCGACGACCTACCAGTGGCTCGTGGACGGTGAGCCCGTCGCGGGCGCGACGGGGCCGTCGTACACCCCACGGCTGGGGGACATCGGCCACGGCCTCAGCGTGACCGTCACCGCCTCGACGACGGGCTTCTCCCCGGGCACGCGGACCTCGGAGGCGAGGACCGTCCGGCGCGGGCTCTTCCGCGACGCGACCGTCCGGCTCCAGGGGACCCCGCGGTTCGGCCACGCGCTCGCCCTCGACTCGTTCACCGCGACCCCGACGCCCGACTCGCGCAGCCTCACGTGGGTGCGCGACCGTCGCGCGATCGCCGGGCAGACCGAACGCCGGCACCGCATCGCCGTGGCCGACGTGGGGCACCGCGTCGGTCTGCGGGTGACCGCACGCCGCACCGGCTACGCCCCGCTGGTGGTGACCTCCGCGACGCCACGCGTCGGCCATCGCACGCCCGTGCGGCACTCGGTGACCTACCACGTCGAGACCCGCGGCCGGATCAGCGCCGACGTCGCGGCGTTCAAGCGGCTCGCGCAGGCGACGTACGACGACCCGCGCGGCTGGCGCGGCGGGGGAGTGGCGTTCCGCAGGGTGGCCCGTGGCGGCGACCTGACGCTCGTGCTGGCCGAGGCGAGCTGGCTGCCGCGGTTCTCCTCCCAGTGCAGCGCGCAGTGGTCGTGCCGGGTGGGGCGGTTCGTGGTGATCAACCAGACCCGGTGGCAGCACGCCTCGCAGATGTGGCACCGCACCGGTGGCTCGCTGCGCGCCTACCGCCACATGGTCGTGGACCACGAGACCGGCCACTGGCTCGGTCACCACCACGCCACCTGCCCCGCGCGGGGGGCGCTCGCGCCCGTCATGCAGACGCAGTCCAAGGGGCTGGACGGCTGCCGGCCCAACCCGTTCCCGGTCGCCGCCGAGTGGCGCTCGGCGTGGAGGAGATGA
- a CDS encoding ABC transporter ATP-binding protein, which yields MITIDHVTKRYGGFTAVDDVSFVAQPGRVTGFLGPNGAGKSTTLRVLTGLTPADGGTTSIGGRRYSDFPNPGRHVGVLLDASAQHGGRTGREVLAVGAATMGLPSGRVEEMLALVGLSDQEAKRRVKNYSLGMRQRLGIAHALLGDPSVLVLDEPANGLDPAGIHWMRQMLQYFASRGGTVLLSSHLLHEVEQVADDLVMIGRGRVVAQGSTRDLLTTQGAYAAAADSEGQTALADALARAGHDVRPHGSGLTTDADPADVGRLALQSQVALMELRGADGAGLEELFLQLTADTAREDVL from the coding sequence GTGATCACCATCGACCACGTCACCAAGAGGTACGGCGGGTTCACGGCCGTCGACGACGTCTCGTTCGTCGCGCAGCCCGGCCGGGTCACCGGCTTCCTCGGCCCCAACGGCGCCGGCAAGTCGACGACCCTGCGCGTCCTGACCGGCCTGACGCCCGCCGACGGCGGCACCACGAGCATCGGGGGGCGGCGCTACTCCGACTTCCCCAACCCGGGGCGCCACGTCGGGGTCCTGCTCGACGCCTCCGCCCAGCACGGTGGCCGCACCGGTCGCGAGGTGCTCGCGGTCGGGGCCGCCACGATGGGACTCCCGTCCGGCCGGGTGGAGGAGATGCTGGCCCTGGTCGGGCTGTCCGACCAGGAGGCCAAGCGCCGGGTGAAGAACTACTCCCTCGGCATGCGGCAGCGCCTCGGCATCGCCCACGCGCTCCTGGGCGACCCCTCCGTGCTGGTGCTCGACGAGCCGGCCAACGGCCTCGACCCGGCCGGCATCCACTGGATGCGGCAGATGCTGCAGTACTTCGCCTCCCGCGGCGGCACGGTCCTGCTCTCCTCCCACCTGCTCCACGAGGTCGAGCAGGTCGCCGACGACCTGGTGATGATCGGGCGCGGCCGGGTGGTGGCGCAGGGGAGCACGCGCGACCTGCTCACCACCCAGGGCGCCTACGCCGCCGCCGCCGACTCCGAGGGGCAGACCGCGCTGGCCGACGCGCTGGCTCGCGCCGGCCACGACGTACGCCCGCACGGCAGCGGGCTGACCACCGACGCCGACCCCGCCGACGTGGGTCGCCTGGCGCTGCAGTCGCAGGTCGCGCTGATGGAGCTGCGCGGGGCCGACGGCGCCGGGCTCGAGGAGCTGTTCCTGCAGCTGACCGCCGACACCGCGAGGGAGGACGTGCTGTGA
- a CDS encoding ABC transporter permease translates to MTSTSTTGSTVSLPEDRDAHVPLARLVKVEMRKMLDTRAGFWLLVVIALLTVAAIGLFAVFAPDQDRTFDSFLGGAATPQGFLLPVLGVLLVTSEWGQRAALATFTLVPVRARVVAAKVLAALVIGTAAVLVAVVVAALVTAVRGGSNAWDAAGTSVLDATWMFALLQALGILQGLAFGMLFLNSAAAIVVFFVVPIVSSVVFNLVPALQDVAPWVDLGSAQAEWGGGGPVGNQGPPTAEAWAQLGTAGLIWIVLPLVLGGLRILRSEVK, encoded by the coding sequence GTGACGAGCACGAGCACGACCGGGTCGACGGTGAGCCTGCCGGAGGACCGCGACGCCCACGTCCCGCTCGCGCGACTGGTCAAGGTCGAGATGCGCAAGATGCTCGACACCAGAGCCGGCTTCTGGCTGCTCGTGGTGATCGCGCTGCTGACGGTCGCCGCGATCGGTCTGTTCGCGGTCTTCGCCCCCGACCAGGACCGCACCTTCGACAGCTTCCTCGGGGGTGCGGCGACGCCGCAGGGCTTCCTGCTCCCGGTGCTCGGCGTCCTGCTGGTCACCAGCGAGTGGGGCCAGCGGGCGGCGCTCGCCACGTTCACGCTGGTCCCCGTGCGGGCCCGTGTCGTGGCCGCCAAGGTGCTCGCCGCGCTCGTGATCGGCACCGCCGCCGTGCTCGTCGCGGTCGTCGTGGCCGCTCTGGTGACCGCGGTCCGCGGCGGCAGCAACGCGTGGGACGCCGCCGGCACCTCGGTGCTCGACGCGACCTGGATGTTCGCCCTCCTGCAGGCGCTCGGCATCCTCCAGGGGCTGGCCTTCGGCATGCTCTTCCTCAACAGCGCCGCGGCGATCGTGGTCTTCTTCGTGGTCCCGATCGTGAGCAGCGTGGTGTTCAACCTCGTCCCCGCGCTGCAGGACGTCGCGCCGTGGGTCGACCTCGGCTCCGCGCAGGCCGAGTGGGGCGGCGGGGGACCGGTCGGCAACCAGGGGCCGCCGACGGCCGAGGCGTGGGCGCAGCTCGGCACCGCCGGCCTGATCTGGATCGTGCTCCCGCTGGTGCTCGGAGGGCTGCGCATCCTGCGCAGCGAGGTGAAGTAG
- the rph gene encoding ribonuclease PH, with product MAHTPSAPPSEPQPRVDGRADDELRPITLTRGWLDHAAGSVLVEFGRTRVLCAASASEGVPRWRKGSGLGWVTAEYAMLPSSTHTRSDRESVKGRIGGRTHEISRLIGRSLRAVIDYKALGENTITLDCDVLQADGGTRTAAITGAYVALADACGWLGSRGALKGTPLTGSVAAVSVGIIDGVPRLDLPYEEDVRAETDMNIVMTGDGRFVEVQGTAEADPFDRAMLDSLLDLGAKGCADLTVIQREALGG from the coding sequence ATGGCCCACACCCCCTCTGCGCCCCCGTCCGAGCCACAGCCTCGTGTCGACGGCCGCGCCGACGACGAGCTCCGCCCGATCACCCTGACCCGCGGCTGGCTCGACCACGCCGCCGGCTCGGTCCTGGTCGAGTTCGGCCGCACCCGCGTGCTGTGCGCGGCCTCGGCCTCCGAGGGCGTGCCGCGCTGGCGCAAGGGCTCGGGCCTCGGCTGGGTCACCGCGGAGTACGCCATGCTCCCGTCCTCGACCCACACCCGCTCCGACCGGGAGTCGGTCAAGGGCCGCATCGGCGGCCGCACCCACGAGATCTCCCGGCTGATCGGCCGCTCGCTGCGCGCGGTCATCGACTACAAGGCCCTGGGCGAGAACACGATCACCCTCGACTGCGACGTGCTGCAGGCTGACGGCGGCACGCGCACCGCCGCGATCACCGGGGCGTACGTCGCCCTGGCCGACGCCTGCGGCTGGCTCGGGTCCCGCGGGGCGCTGAAGGGCACCCCCCTGACCGGGTCGGTCGCCGCGGTCTCGGTCGGGATCATCGACGGCGTGCCGCGGCTCGACCTGCCCTACGAGGAGGACGTGCGCGCCGAGACCGACATGAACATCGTGATGACCGGCGACGGCCGCTTCGTCGAGGTGCAGGGCACTGCCGAGGCCGACCCGTTCGACCGCGCGATGCTCGACTCGCTGCTCGACCTCGGGGCCAAGGGGTGCGCCGACCTCACCGTCATCCAGCGCGAGGCGCTCGGTGGCTGA
- the rdgB gene encoding RdgB/HAM1 family non-canonical purine NTP pyrophosphatase produces the protein MADSPRVFLATRNTGKLAEMQRILSRHVPGVEVLGLDDVPPYDEPAETEPTFEGNARIKALAGLAATGLPSLADDSGLAVDALNGMPGVLSARWAGVSGERVEKDRANNDLLLSQLADVPDERRGAAFHCCVVLAVPSASGEPAVHAVDGVMRGRVIRSLRGTGGFGYDVLFCADGHDVTTAELPPEEKDAISHRGKALREIAPVVAAVLSSGPDA, from the coding sequence GTGGCTGACTCACCTCGCGTGTTCCTCGCCACCCGCAACACCGGCAAGCTCGCCGAGATGCAGCGCATCCTGAGCCGTCACGTGCCCGGGGTGGAGGTGCTCGGCCTCGACGACGTGCCGCCGTACGACGAGCCGGCGGAGACCGAGCCGACCTTCGAGGGCAACGCCCGGATCAAGGCGCTGGCCGGTCTCGCCGCCACCGGGCTGCCGTCGCTGGCCGACGACAGCGGGCTCGCCGTCGACGCGCTCAACGGCATGCCGGGCGTGCTGTCGGCCCGGTGGGCCGGGGTGTCCGGCGAACGGGTGGAGAAGGACCGGGCCAACAACGACCTGCTGCTCTCCCAGCTGGCCGACGTGCCCGACGAGCGGCGTGGTGCGGCGTTCCACTGCTGCGTGGTGCTCGCGGTGCCCTCCGCGTCGGGCGAGCCGGCCGTGCACGCGGTCGACGGGGTCATGCGGGGCCGGGTGATCCGGTCGCTGCGCGGCACCGGGGGCTTCGGCTACGACGTGCTGTTCTGCGCCGACGGCCACGACGTGACGACCGCCGAGCTCCCGCCCGAGGAGAAGGACGCGATCTCCCACCGCGGCAAGGCCCTGCGCGAGATCGCCCCGGTGGTCGCCGCGGTGCTGTCCTCGGGGCCGGACGCCTGA
- the bcp gene encoding thioredoxin-dependent thiol peroxidase gives MSRLEPGTPAPDFTLTNDAGEEVTLSGLRGQKVIVYFYPAAMTPGCTKQACDFSDSLDSLQGKGYTVLGISPDKPEKLAKFREKDGLTITLLSDPSKEVLTAWGAFGEKQMYGKTVQGVIRSTFVVGEDGDIEVAQYNVKATGHVAKLKRDLGLE, from the coding sequence ATGAGCCGCCTCGAGCCCGGCACCCCGGCCCCCGACTTCACCCTCACGAACGACGCCGGCGAGGAGGTCACCCTCTCCGGCCTGCGCGGGCAGAAGGTGATCGTCTACTTCTACCCCGCCGCGATGACTCCGGGCTGCACCAAGCAGGCCTGCGACTTCTCCGACTCGCTCGACTCGCTGCAGGGCAAGGGCTACACGGTGCTCGGCATCTCCCCCGACAAGCCCGAGAAGCTCGCGAAGTTCCGCGAGAAGGACGGCCTCACGATCACCCTGCTCTCCGACCCCTCCAAGGAGGTCCTCACCGCGTGGGGCGCGTTCGGCGAGAAGCAGATGTACGGCAAGACCGTCCAGGGCGTGATCCGCTCGACCTTCGTCGTCGGCGAGGACGGCGACATCGAGGTGGCGCAGTACAACGTCAAGGCGACCGGCCACGTCGCCAAGCTCAAGCGGGACCTCGGCCTGGAGTGA
- a CDS encoding energy-coupling factor ABC transporter permease, with protein sequence MHVPDGFLDAPTSVATAGVAVVGVGLALRGARRELDELTTPLAGLVASFVFAAQMLNFPVGAGTSGHLLGGALAAALVGPWTGVLCLSTVLLVQAFLFADGGITALGTNITLMGLVGVGVGWLVLRGLQTVLPRRTSLVAPLSAVAAFVSVPVAALAFVGLYAVGGAAPVPLDTLTTAMLGWHVLIGLGEAAITGLVVGSVVAVRPDLVYAARPTLAARELEVRPGLARASEVG encoded by the coding sequence ATGCACGTCCCCGACGGATTTCTCGACGCCCCGACCTCGGTGGCGACCGCAGGAGTCGCCGTCGTCGGTGTGGGGCTGGCCCTCCGGGGCGCCCGCCGCGAGCTCGACGAGCTCACCACGCCTCTGGCCGGGCTGGTCGCGAGCTTCGTCTTCGCCGCCCAGATGCTCAACTTCCCGGTCGGCGCGGGCACGAGCGGCCACCTCCTCGGCGGAGCGCTCGCGGCCGCGCTCGTGGGCCCGTGGACCGGCGTGCTCTGCCTGTCCACGGTGTTGCTCGTCCAGGCGTTCCTCTTCGCCGACGGCGGCATCACCGCGCTCGGCACCAACATCACGCTCATGGGCCTGGTCGGTGTCGGTGTCGGCTGGCTCGTCCTCCGCGGCCTGCAGACCGTCCTGCCCAGGCGCACCTCCCTGGTCGCACCGCTCAGCGCCGTCGCCGCGTTCGTCTCCGTGCCGGTCGCGGCGCTCGCGTTCGTGGGCCTGTACGCCGTCGGCGGCGCCGCCCCGGTGCCCCTCGACACCCTCACGACGGCCATGCTCGGCTGGCACGTGCTCATCGGGCTGGGCGAGGCGGCGATCACCGGGCTGGTCGTCGGCAGCGTCGTCGCGGTCCGTCCCGACCTGGTCTACGCCGCCCGCCCGACCCTGGCCGCCCGCGAGCTCGAGGTGCGTCCCGGGCTGGCCCGTGCGAGCGAGGTCGGATGA
- a CDS encoding PDGLE domain-containing protein — translation MRHLPLRVLAGLALVVVLLLGGVVSYYASSSPDGLGRVAQDHGITRAEKDHVAEDSPLAGYTVRGVGDDRLSRGVAGVVGVGVVLLLGTGLTRVVRRRADARS, via the coding sequence ATGAGGCACCTCCCGCTGCGCGTCCTGGCCGGTCTCGCGCTCGTCGTCGTGCTGCTGCTGGGCGGGGTGGTCAGCTACTACGCCTCCTCCTCCCCCGACGGGCTGGGCCGCGTCGCCCAGGACCACGGCATCACCAGGGCCGAGAAGGACCACGTCGCCGAGGACTCCCCGCTGGCCGGCTACACGGTGCGCGGCGTCGGCGACGACCGGCTCTCCCGAGGCGTCGCCGGCGTGGTCGGGGTCGGTGTGGTGCTCCTGCTCGGCACCGGCCTGACCCGCGTCGTACGCCGGCGCGCGGACGCGCGGTCCTGA
- the cbiQ gene encoding cobalt ECF transporter T component CbiQ, translating to MGAGHGHRVHFHGHSPLHRARPERKVLAVVLGMLLVVATPHGWWPAFALYAALLLGLVALSRVPVGYLAPRLLVELPFLVFALVLPFVATGERVEVLGLDVSRPGLVAAGTLVVKGTLGVLAALLLAATTEPRDILRGLERLRVPAPIVQIMSFMVRYLDVVTSDMARMRIALQARGFEARNPRHWPVLARSAGALFIRSYERGERVHLAMLSRGHRP from the coding sequence GTGGGCGCCGGACACGGCCACCGGGTGCACTTCCACGGGCACTCCCCGCTGCACCGCGCTCGACCCGAGCGCAAGGTGCTCGCCGTCGTCCTCGGCATGCTCCTGGTGGTCGCGACGCCCCACGGCTGGTGGCCGGCGTTCGCGCTCTACGCGGCCCTCCTCCTGGGCCTGGTCGCCCTGTCGCGGGTGCCCGTCGGCTACCTCGCGCCCCGGCTCCTCGTCGAGCTGCCGTTCCTCGTCTTCGCGCTCGTGCTGCCGTTCGTCGCGACGGGGGAGCGCGTCGAGGTGCTCGGCCTCGACGTGAGCCGCCCCGGTCTCGTGGCCGCGGGCACCCTGGTGGTCAAGGGCACCCTCGGCGTGCTCGCCGCGTTGCTGCTCGCGGCGACCACCGAGCCGCGCGACATCCTGCGGGGCCTCGAGCGCCTGCGCGTCCCGGCGCCGATCGTGCAGATCATGTCGTTCATGGTCCGCTACCTCGACGTGGTCACCTCCGACATGGCACGGATGCGCATCGCGTTGCAGGCAAGGGGCTTCGAGGCCCGCAACCCGCGCCACTGGCCGGTGCTCGCGCGGTCGGCGGGGGCGCTGTTCATCCGCTCCTACGAGCGCGGCGAACGCGTCCACCTCGCGATGCTCTCGAGGGGGCACAGGCCGTGA